The Saccharopolyspora gloriosae genome window below encodes:
- a CDS encoding substrate-binding domain-containing protein, whose product MPGGNVTLYDVATAAGVSPKTVSRVINGAAGVSESTRGQVQATIDELNYRPNFHARSLRVGRDEAIGVVLESLSDPFFAEMASVIEQSALERGHAVLVSSVGGDPEREHGLVESLLQRQVSGLIMVPVSRDQSYLRAVAGSTPVVFADRPARPATGLGTTVLGDDFGAAEAATRHLLHSGHTRIALIGDRPDVYTTGERIRGYRSAMESSRVGVDEHLVKTGLSSAAEARSALDDLLRSLEPPTAVLSSNARCSLGVVPALHARGRPDIAFISFGDFPMAESLYPAVTVVDQAPAVIARTATAELFNQLDGTTGTGATLTLPLTLTPRGSGEIPLSAVSR is encoded by the coding sequence GTGCCTGGAGGCAACGTCACGCTCTACGACGTGGCCACCGCGGCCGGAGTGAGCCCCAAGACCGTCTCGCGCGTGATCAACGGCGCGGCCGGGGTCTCCGAGAGCACCCGCGGTCAGGTGCAGGCCACCATCGACGAGCTGAACTACCGGCCGAACTTCCACGCCCGCTCGCTGCGGGTGGGCCGCGACGAGGCGATCGGCGTGGTGCTGGAATCGCTGTCGGACCCGTTCTTCGCCGAGATGGCCAGCGTCATCGAGCAAAGCGCGCTGGAACGCGGCCACGCGGTGCTCGTCTCCAGCGTCGGCGGCGACCCGGAACGCGAGCACGGACTCGTGGAAAGCCTGCTGCAGCGCCAGGTCTCGGGCCTGATCATGGTTCCGGTCAGCCGCGACCAGAGCTACCTGCGCGCCGTCGCGGGCAGCACGCCGGTGGTCTTCGCGGACCGCCCGGCACGACCGGCGACCGGGCTCGGCACCACCGTCCTCGGGGACGACTTCGGCGCGGCGGAGGCCGCGACCCGCCACCTGCTGCACTCAGGGCACACCCGCATCGCGCTCATCGGCGACCGACCCGACGTCTACACCACCGGCGAGCGGATCCGCGGCTACCGCAGCGCCATGGAGTCCTCCCGCGTCGGCGTGGACGAGCACCTCGTCAAAACGGGCCTGTCCAGCGCAGCCGAAGCCCGCAGCGCGCTCGACGACCTGCTGCGCTCCCTGGAACCGCCCACCGCGGTGCTCTCCTCGAACGCGCGCTGCTCGCTCGGCGTGGTGCCCGCGCTGCACGCGCGCGGACGCCCCGACATCGCCTTCATCAGCTTCGGCGACTTCCCGATGGCCGAGTCCCTGTACCCGGCGGTCACCGTCGTCGACCAGGCCCCCGCCGTCATCGCCCGCACCGCCACCGCCGAGCTGTTCAACCAACTCGACGGCACAACGGGGACCGGCGCCACCCTCACCCTCCCGCTCACCCTCACCCCCCGAGGCTCCGGCGAAATCCCCCTCTCCGCGGTATCGCGGTAG
- a CDS encoding sugar phosphate isomerase/epimerase family protein, giving the protein MTDDLARLSLNTATTKRWTLREAVDGAARAGLPAVGLWRDRVAEAGLETAAKTVRDAGLRVSSLCRGGFLTAADPAGAQAALDDNRAAIVEAATVGTDALILVVGGLPDGSRDLAGARARVADRLAELAPFAREHGVRLVLEPLHPMYVADRAVVSTLEQALDLAAPHPADAVAVVVDTFHVFWDPNLADSVARAGREHRIAAYQVCDFNLPIAADALLSRGMMGDGVIDFTPITRAITATGYTGDVEVEIFNADIWSTPGDEVLPTMTARYRQLVLPHLGG; this is encoded by the coding sequence ATGACCGACGACCTGGCGAGGCTGTCGCTGAACACGGCGACGACGAAGCGGTGGACGCTGCGCGAAGCCGTCGACGGCGCGGCTCGGGCCGGGCTGCCCGCGGTCGGGCTGTGGCGCGACCGCGTCGCCGAAGCAGGGCTGGAGACGGCGGCGAAGACGGTGCGCGACGCGGGCCTGCGGGTCTCCAGCCTGTGCCGGGGCGGCTTCCTCACGGCCGCCGACCCGGCGGGAGCGCAGGCCGCGCTGGACGACAACCGGGCGGCGATCGTCGAGGCCGCCACCGTGGGCACGGACGCGTTGATCCTGGTCGTGGGTGGCCTGCCCGACGGGAGCCGCGACCTCGCCGGAGCGCGCGCCAGGGTGGCCGACCGGCTCGCCGAACTCGCCCCGTTCGCCCGCGAGCACGGCGTGCGCCTCGTACTCGAACCCCTGCACCCGATGTACGTCGCCGACCGCGCCGTGGTCTCCACGCTGGAGCAGGCGCTGGACCTCGCCGCGCCGCACCCGGCCGACGCGGTGGCCGTCGTCGTCGACACCTTCCACGTCTTCTGGGATCCGAACCTCGCCGACAGCGTCGCGCGCGCGGGCCGCGAACACCGCATCGCCGCCTACCAGGTGTGCGACTTCAACCTCCCCATCGCAGCGGATGCCCTGCTGTCCCGGGGAATGATGGGCGACGGCGTCATCGACTTCACCCCCATCACCCGCGCGATCACCGCCACCGGCTACACCGGAGACGTCGAAGTGGAGATCTTCAACGCCGACATCTGGTCCACCCCCGGCGACGAAGTCCTCCCCACGATGACCGCCCGCTACCGACAACTCGTCTTGCCCCACCTCGGTGGATGA
- a CDS encoding Gfo/Idh/MocA family protein: MTERRLGVIMNGVTGRMGHRQHLVRSVLAIREQGGVELSDGSRVRLDPILVGRNAEKLAELAARHDLDRWTTDLDTALSDTEDALYFDAQLTSVREPAIMRAIAAGKHVYTEKPIADDVEGALRLAHAASEAGVRAGVVHDKLYLPGLLKLRRLVESGFFGRVLSVRGEFGYWVFEGDLQPAQRPSWNYRQEDGGGITTDMFPHWNYVLENLFGRVEAVTARVVTHIPQRWDERGDAYPATADDAAYGIFELDGGIVAQLNSSWTTRVHRDELVEFHVDGTHGSAVAGLHQCRAQHRAATPKPVWNPDLVERTPFREQWSPVPDNGEFDNGFKAQWEQFVRYLHNDGDHPYDFLAGVRGLRLAEAGLTSSREGRRVELGEVAP, from the coding sequence ATGACGGAGCGAAGGCTGGGCGTCATCATGAACGGCGTCACCGGCAGGATGGGGCACCGCCAGCACCTGGTGCGGTCGGTCCTGGCCATCCGGGAGCAGGGCGGCGTCGAGCTCTCCGACGGCAGCCGGGTGCGGCTCGACCCGATCCTCGTCGGCCGCAACGCCGAGAAGCTCGCGGAGCTCGCGGCACGGCACGACCTGGACCGGTGGACCACCGACCTCGACACCGCCCTGTCCGATACCGAGGACGCGCTCTACTTCGACGCGCAGCTGACGAGCGTGCGGGAACCCGCGATCATGCGGGCGATCGCCGCGGGCAAGCACGTCTACACCGAGAAGCCGATCGCCGACGACGTCGAGGGCGCGCTGCGGCTGGCCCACGCGGCGAGCGAGGCGGGCGTACGGGCCGGCGTGGTGCACGACAAGCTCTACCTGCCGGGCCTGCTGAAGCTGCGGCGCCTGGTGGAGAGCGGCTTCTTCGGCCGCGTCCTGTCGGTGCGCGGCGAATTCGGCTACTGGGTCTTCGAAGGCGATCTGCAACCGGCGCAACGCCCGAGCTGGAACTACCGCCAGGAGGACGGCGGCGGCATCACCACCGACATGTTCCCGCACTGGAACTACGTGCTGGAGAACCTGTTCGGCCGCGTCGAAGCGGTCACCGCACGCGTGGTCACGCACATCCCGCAGCGCTGGGACGAACGCGGCGACGCCTACCCCGCCACCGCCGACGACGCCGCCTACGGCATCTTCGAGCTCGACGGCGGGATCGTCGCGCAGCTCAACTCCTCGTGGACGACCCGCGTGCACCGCGACGAGCTGGTGGAGTTCCACGTGGACGGCACGCACGGCAGCGCCGTCGCCGGCCTGCACCAGTGCCGCGCGCAGCACCGCGCCGCGACCCCGAAACCGGTGTGGAACCCCGACCTGGTGGAGCGCACCCCGTTCCGGGAGCAGTGGTCGCCCGTGCCCGACAACGGGGAGTTCGACAACGGGTTCAAGGCGCAGTGGGAGCAGTTCGTGCGCTACCTGCACAACGACGGCGACCACCCCTACGACTTCCTGGCCGGAGTGCGCGGACTGCGGCTCGCCGAGGCGGGGCTCACGTCCTCCCGTGAGGGGCGCCGCGTCGAGCTCGGCGAGGTGGCACCGTGA
- a CDS encoding AAA family ATPase has product MSPLAVFVSGAPASGKTTLAGALAARLGAALLDLDVVTGPLTSLLGEVSGAGAAPDHPWMREHARGARYESLLATAFDSVRVGTSAVLVAPFTAERADPASWAAATERFRAVDVDPVLVWMDSPPEVVLARMRGRAAERDADKLAAPERVLAARTAPPITPHVKVDATRPIAEQLAELDRRGLSGREPACLEATSRSTTWPPRPE; this is encoded by the coding sequence ATGAGCCCGCTCGCGGTGTTCGTCTCCGGTGCTCCGGCCAGCGGCAAGACCACGCTGGCCGGGGCGCTGGCCGCACGGCTGGGTGCCGCGCTGCTCGACCTCGACGTCGTCACCGGGCCGCTGACCTCCCTGCTGGGCGAGGTCAGCGGCGCGGGCGCCGCGCCGGACCACCCGTGGATGCGGGAGCACGCCCGCGGCGCGCGCTACGAGTCGTTGCTGGCCACGGCGTTCGACTCGGTGCGGGTCGGCACCTCCGCGGTGCTCGTCGCGCCGTTCACCGCCGAACGCGCCGACCCGGCTTCGTGGGCGGCCGCCACCGAGCGGTTCCGCGCGGTCGACGTCGACCCGGTGCTGGTCTGGATGGACAGCCCACCGGAGGTCGTCCTGGCCCGGATGCGCGGGCGGGCGGCCGAACGCGACGCCGACAAGCTCGCCGCCCCGGAGCGGGTGCTGGCCGCGCGGACGGCCCCGCCGATCACCCCGCACGTTAAAGTGGACGCGACGCGGCCGATCGCCGAGCAGCTCGCCGAGCTGGACCGGCGCGGCCTGAGTGGAAGGGAACCGGCGTGCCTGGAGGCAACGTCACGCTCTACGACGTGGCCACCGCGGCCGGAGTGA
- a CDS encoding DUF993 family protein has protein sequence MTALQLPRADGTLVEHVLTPPRHWPEPAGPLRTRVAYAAVHVVPRALGENVPGAPADIDWESTLAYRRRIWSYGLGVAEAMDTAQRGMGVGWTQAAELIRRSASEARATGGAIAAGAGTDQLDLAALPSGRAGLEAVLDAYREQLEVVADSGATVIVMASRALAAIARSAADYAAVYGALLDEADAPVILHWLGPMFDPLLNGYWGSEEVAAATRTFLEIIRARPEKVDGVKVSLLDAEHEIALRRALPTGVRLYTGDDFNYPGLIVGEGTDHSDALLGVFAAIYPAASAAIQALDRDDPRTAKSILDSTEPLGRLLFESPTFHYKTGIAFLSWLNGHQPGFAMAGGLHAGRSVPHLAEVLRAADGAGLLLDPDLAAHRMRQFLAVNGVRT, from the coding sequence GTGACCGCGCTGCAGCTGCCCCGCGCGGACGGCACCCTCGTCGAGCACGTGCTCACCCCGCCCCGGCACTGGCCGGAACCGGCCGGTCCATTGAGGACTCGCGTCGCCTACGCCGCGGTGCACGTGGTGCCGAGGGCGCTGGGCGAGAACGTGCCGGGTGCCCCCGCCGACATCGATTGGGAGTCGACCCTGGCGTACCGGCGCCGCATCTGGTCCTACGGGCTGGGGGTCGCCGAGGCCATGGACACCGCGCAGCGCGGCATGGGCGTCGGCTGGACGCAGGCCGCCGAGCTCATCCGCCGCTCAGCCTCCGAAGCGCGCGCCACCGGTGGCGCGATCGCCGCCGGAGCGGGAACCGATCAGCTCGACCTCGCCGCGCTCCCGTCCGGGCGCGCGGGCCTGGAGGCGGTGCTGGACGCCTACCGCGAGCAGCTGGAGGTCGTCGCGGACAGCGGCGCGACGGTCATCGTGATGGCCTCCCGCGCGCTGGCCGCGATCGCGCGCTCGGCCGCGGACTACGCCGCGGTGTACGGAGCGTTGCTCGACGAGGCCGACGCACCGGTGATCCTGCACTGGCTGGGACCGATGTTCGACCCGCTGCTCAACGGCTACTGGGGCAGCGAGGAGGTGGCAGCGGCGACGCGGACCTTCCTGGAGATCATCCGGGCGCGCCCGGAGAAGGTCGACGGCGTGAAGGTCTCGCTGCTCGACGCCGAGCACGAGATCGCGCTCCGACGCGCCCTGCCGACCGGAGTGCGCCTCTACACCGGCGACGACTTCAACTACCCCGGCCTGATCGTGGGCGAGGGCACCGACCATTCGGACGCGCTGCTGGGCGTGTTCGCGGCGATCTACCCGGCCGCGTCCGCCGCGATCCAAGCCCTCGACCGCGACGATCCGCGCACCGCGAAGTCCATTTTGGACAGCACGGAACCGTTGGGACGACTGCTGTTCGAATCCCCGACGTTCCACTACAAGACCGGAATCGCGTTCCTGTCCTGGCTCAACGGTCACCAGCCCGGCTTCGCCATGGCCGGTGGCCTGCACGCAGGCCGGTCGGTCCCGCACCTCGCCGAGGTGCTCCGAGCGGCCGACGGCGCGGGCCTGCTGCTCGACCCCGACCTGGCGGCGCACCGGATGCGGCAGTTCCTCGCGGTGAACGGAGTGCGGACATGA